In the genome of Bradyrhizobium arachidis, one region contains:
- a CDS encoding substrate-binding protein translates to MTDKLIRRGLSRRGLLQTTAGLIGGSMLPALPAFAEDKPAIGSYPAGVSGSTAFIGISVPRTGTYAVQGEDELKGYQLAIEHINSGHDLIKKISPKTSKGVLGKELKFGVADSAAKPNEAVQAQQRFISENKAIMITGGTSSAVAVALNKLAQREHVLFVCGISGSNDTTGKDCVRYGFRQNFFGQTAAAAIGPVMVKEFGKGKKAAYLTPDYTYGHTVTKSMQDFLATAGWTTVTNQVAPLGAPDYSSYLLNVANSGADVLINVNWGHDAVLSTQQAKQFGVLDKMKLVVPYQVPFIARETGGLMQGVYAATDYWWTIEDKFPLAKMFNEAFEKKYGYKPEWGAENAYVSFAHWARMCEEAGSFNPPDVIKAYEKGETLPSLVGDVHYRPEDHQCVRPVIIVKGKQQKDMKSKEDWYDVVEIVPGEGLMQKPDAFGCHPGDYT, encoded by the coding sequence ATGACTGACAAACTCATCCGCCGTGGCCTCTCGCGCCGCGGCCTGCTGCAGACGACCGCAGGCCTGATCGGCGGCTCGATGCTGCCGGCGCTGCCGGCCTTCGCCGAGGACAAGCCGGCGATCGGTTCCTATCCGGCTGGCGTGTCGGGTTCCACCGCCTTCATCGGCATCTCGGTGCCGCGCACCGGCACCTATGCCGTGCAGGGCGAGGACGAGCTCAAGGGCTATCAGCTCGCGATCGAGCACATCAACAGCGGCCACGATCTGATCAAGAAGATCTCGCCGAAGACCAGCAAGGGCGTGCTCGGCAAGGAGCTCAAGTTCGGCGTCGCCGATTCCGCGGCCAAGCCCAACGAGGCGGTGCAGGCGCAGCAGCGCTTCATCAGCGAGAACAAGGCGATCATGATCACCGGCGGCACGTCGAGTGCGGTGGCGGTCGCGCTCAACAAGCTCGCCCAGCGCGAGCACGTGCTGTTCGTGTGCGGCATCTCCGGCTCGAACGACACCACCGGCAAGGACTGCGTCCGCTATGGTTTCCGTCAGAACTTCTTCGGCCAGACCGCGGCCGCGGCAATCGGACCGGTGATGGTGAAGGAGTTCGGCAAGGGCAAGAAGGCGGCCTATCTCACGCCCGACTACACCTACGGCCACACCGTCACCAAATCGATGCAGGACTTCCTCGCCACCGCCGGCTGGACCACCGTGACCAACCAGGTCGCCCCGCTCGGCGCGCCCGACTATTCCTCCTATCTGCTGAACGTCGCGAACTCCGGCGCCGACGTCCTCATCAACGTCAACTGGGGCCACGACGCGGTGCTGTCGACCCAGCAGGCAAAACAGTTCGGCGTGCTCGACAAGATGAAGCTGGTGGTGCCCTACCAGGTGCCCTTCATCGCGCGCGAGACCGGCGGCCTGATGCAGGGCGTCTACGCCGCCACCGACTATTGGTGGACGATCGAGGACAAGTTCCCGCTGGCCAAGATGTTCAACGAGGCCTTCGAGAAGAAGTACGGCTACAAGCCGGAATGGGGCGCGGAGAACGCCTATGTCAGCTTCGCGCACTGGGCCCGCATGTGCGAGGAAGCCGGCAGCTTCAATCCGCCCGACGTGATCAAGGCCTATGAGAAGGGCGAGACGCTGCCCTCGCTGGTCGGCGACGTGCATTACCGCCCCGAGGATCACCAGTGCGTCCGCCCGGTGATCATCGTCAAAGGCAAGCAGCAGAAGGACATGAAGAGCAAGGAAGACTGGTACGACGTGGTCGAGATCGTCCCGGGCGAAGGCCTGATGCAGAAGCCGGACGCGTTCGGCTGCCATCCCGGCGACTACACTTGA
- the prfA gene encoding peptide chain release factor 1, which translates to MSSLPEAKLDVLLAHHASLEAESLGQLASERYVQITRELAEITPLIEAVKAYRSAVKELADTEALIADPATDAEMRSMAESERDELTPRIEELVQKIRVALLPKDAMDDRNVMLEIRAGTGGDEASLFAGDLFRMYERFASLQGWKVEVISASEGTVGGYKEIIAEVQGRGAFSKLKFESGVHRVQRVPDTETQGRIHTSAATVAVLPEVEDVDVDIKNDDLRIETMRAQGAGGQHVNKTESAIRITHIPTGIVVMMQDSRSQHKNRASAMNILRSRIYDAERQRVDAARSAERKEKVGSGDRSERIRTYNFPQGRVTDHRINLTLYKLPQVIAGEALGELIDALTTEHQAAQLAAQGAAA; encoded by the coding sequence ATGTCGTCACTCCCCGAAGCCAAACTGGACGTCCTGCTCGCGCATCATGCTTCGCTCGAGGCTGAATCGCTGGGCCAGCTCGCCTCCGAGCGCTATGTGCAGATCACCCGCGAGCTCGCCGAGATCACCCCGCTGATCGAGGCGGTGAAGGCCTATCGTTCTGCGGTCAAGGAGCTCGCCGACACCGAGGCACTGATCGCCGATCCCGCGACCGATGCCGAGATGCGCAGCATGGCGGAGAGCGAGCGCGACGAGCTGACGCCGAGGATCGAGGAGCTGGTCCAGAAGATCCGCGTCGCGCTCTTGCCCAAGGACGCCATGGACGACCGCAACGTGATGCTGGAAATCCGCGCCGGCACCGGTGGCGACGAGGCCTCGCTGTTCGCCGGCGACCTGTTCCGCATGTACGAGCGCTTCGCCAGCTTGCAGGGCTGGAAGGTCGAGGTGATCTCGGCGAGCGAAGGCACCGTCGGCGGCTACAAGGAAATCATCGCGGAGGTGCAGGGCCGCGGCGCGTTCTCCAAGCTCAAATTCGAATCCGGCGTGCACCGGGTGCAGCGCGTGCCCGACACCGAAACGCAGGGGCGCATCCATACCTCCGCCGCCACCGTCGCGGTGCTGCCGGAGGTCGAGGACGTCGACGTCGACATCAAGAACGACGACCTGCGCATCGAGACCATGCGCGCGCAGGGCGCGGGCGGCCAGCACGTCAACAAGACGGAATCGGCGATCCGCATCACCCACATCCCGACCGGCATCGTGGTGATGATGCAGGACTCGCGCTCGCAGCACAAGAATCGCGCCTCGGCCATGAACATCCTGCGCTCGCGCATCTACGACGCCGAACGCCAGCGCGTCGATGCGGCGCGCTCGGCCGAGCGCAAGGAGAAGGTCGGCTCCGGCGATCGCTCCGAGCGCATCCGCACCTACAATTTCCCGCAAGGTCGCGTCACCGACCACCGCATCAACCTGACGCTCTACAAGCTGCCGCAGGTGATCGCGGGTGAAGCGCTGGGCGAATTGATCGACGCGCTGACCACCGAGCATCAGGCCGCGCAGCTCGCGGCGCAAGGCGCTGCGGCCTGA
- the ubiG gene encoding bifunctional 2-polyprenyl-6-hydroxyphenol methylase/3-demethylubiquinol 3-O-methyltransferase UbiG, whose amino-acid sequence MSMQQNTSATATAQPGSTVDAAEIAKFSKLSAEWWDPKGKMAPLHRINPLRLGYIRDAACRKFERNVRSLNCLGSLRVLDIGCGAGLLCEPLARLGAQVIGVDPSASNIAAAKLHADKSHLAIDYRCTTVEEIDPRERFDIVLAMEVVEHVVDVGVFLKRCAAMLKPNGLMVVSTLNRNWKSFALAIVGAEYVLRWLPRGTHEWNKFVTPDELTKYLLDNRLVITEQTGVVYSPFADKWSLSSDMDVNYMVVAEGMV is encoded by the coding sequence ATGAGCATGCAGCAAAACACCTCCGCCACCGCAACCGCCCAGCCGGGCTCGACCGTCGACGCCGCCGAGATCGCGAAATTCTCGAAACTCTCCGCGGAGTGGTGGGACCCCAAGGGCAAGATGGCGCCGCTGCACCGGATCAACCCGCTGCGGCTCGGCTATATCCGCGACGCCGCCTGCCGCAAGTTCGAGCGCAATGTGCGCAGCCTCAATTGTCTCGGGTCCTTGCGCGTGCTCGACATCGGCTGCGGCGCCGGCCTTTTGTGCGAGCCGCTGGCGCGTCTCGGCGCGCAAGTCATCGGCGTCGATCCGTCGGCCAGCAACATCGCCGCGGCGAAGCTGCATGCCGACAAGAGCCATCTTGCGATCGACTACCGCTGCACCACGGTCGAGGAAATCGACCCGCGCGAGCGCTTCGACATCGTGCTGGCGATGGAAGTGGTCGAGCACGTCGTCGATGTCGGCGTTTTCCTCAAGCGCTGCGCCGCAATGCTGAAGCCGAACGGGCTGATGGTGGTCTCGACGCTGAACCGGAACTGGAAGAGCTTTGCGCTCGCCATCGTCGGCGCCGAATATGTCCTGCGCTGGCTGCCGCGCGGCACCCACGAATGGAACAAGTTCGTCACCCCGGACGAACTGACCAAATACCTCCTCGACAACCGCCTCGTCATCACGGAGCAGACCGGCGTCGTCTACTCCCCCTTCGCCGACAAATGGTCGCTCTCGTCGGACATGGACGTGAACTACATGGTGGTGGCGGAAGGGATGGTGTGA
- a CDS encoding DUF1178 family protein, with product MIRYALHCDRGHDFESWFQSSSAYDSQVKRKLVTCPICGSAKVAKAIMAPRIVGKKGRGRATPPPEPAAATTPEAAPSGPTSLLMAQERELRTKLKELRDHIVKNADNVGERFANEARAMHYGDKEHRPIYGEASPEEAKSLIDEGIEVSPLPTLPEDRN from the coding sequence ATGATCCGCTACGCACTGCACTGCGACCGCGGCCACGACTTCGAAAGCTGGTTCCAGAGTTCGTCCGCCTACGATTCGCAGGTGAAGCGAAAGCTCGTGACCTGCCCGATCTGCGGCTCGGCCAAGGTCGCCAAGGCGATCATGGCCCCGCGCATCGTCGGCAAGAAGGGGCGCGGCCGCGCGACGCCGCCGCCGGAGCCTGCGGCTGCGACCACGCCCGAGGCTGCGCCGTCAGGGCCGACCTCGCTGCTGATGGCGCAGGAGCGCGAGCTGCGCACCAAGCTGAAGGAGCTGCGCGACCACATCGTCAAGAACGCCGACAATGTCGGCGAGCGCTTCGCCAACGAAGCCCGCGCGATGCATTACGGCGACAAGGAGCACCGTCCGATCTACGGCGAGGCCTCACCGGAAGAGGCGAAGTCGCTGATCGACGAAGGTATCGAGGTCTCGCCGCTGCCGACCCTACCGGAAGACAGGAACTGA
- a CDS encoding MarR family winged helix-turn-helix transcriptional regulator has translation MVQAKKAQRSTAAMPARSSSNRTMRDSDYAALAQFRYQIRSFLAFSEAAAAQQGLTPTQHQALLGIKGFVRPGPATVGDVARFLLIRHHSAVELINRLAKLGLVSRVADPEDARRVHLKLTKKGEQKLQALSRKNLEELRRAASPALNRLLKSFRAPSDA, from the coding sequence ATGGTTCAGGCGAAGAAGGCGCAACGCTCCACGGCGGCGATGCCTGCACGGTCTTCAAGCAACCGGACCATGCGCGACTCCGACTACGCGGCGCTGGCGCAATTCCGCTATCAGATCCGGAGCTTTCTGGCGTTCAGCGAGGCGGCGGCAGCACAGCAGGGATTGACCCCCACGCAGCACCAGGCGCTGCTCGGCATCAAGGGCTTTGTCCGTCCAGGCCCCGCAACAGTCGGTGACGTCGCGCGGTTCCTGCTGATCCGGCATCACTCCGCTGTCGAGCTGATCAACCGCCTCGCGAAGCTCGGGCTGGTCAGCCGCGTCGCCGACCCGGAAGACGCCAGGCGAGTTCATCTCAAGTTGACGAAGAAGGGCGAGCAGAAGCTCCAGGCACTCTCGCGGAAGAATCTCGAGGAGCTTCGCCGCGCCGCCAGCCCGGCGTTGAATCGACTCTTGAAGTCTTTCCGGGCGCCCAGCGACGCTTAA
- a CDS encoding aspartate kinase: MSRLVMKFGGTSVANIERIRNVARHVKREVDAGHEVAVVVSAMSGKTNELVAWCTEASPMHDAREYDAVVASGEQVTSGLLAIVLQGMGIQARSWQGWQIPIKTSDAHASARIEDIDGREIIKRFQERKEVAVIAGFQGINPETNRITTLGRGGSDTSAVAVAAAVKADRCDIYTDVDGVYTTDPRIVPKAKRLDKIAFEDMLELASQGAKVLQVRSVELGMVHNMPIFVRSSFDKPEDIDPHANQPPGTLICSEEEIMESHVVTGIAFSKDEAQISVRQIEDKPGVAASIFGPLADANINVDMIVQNVSEDGKTTDLTFTVPAADYTRARDTITAAKDKIGYARLDTATDVAKISVIGSGMRSHAGVAAQAFSALAGRNINIRAITTSEIKFSVLIDTAYTELAVRTLHTLYGLDQG, from the coding sequence ATGAGCCGCCTCGTGATGAAATTCGGCGGCACGTCCGTCGCCAACATCGAACGTATCCGCAACGTCGCACGCCATGTGAAGCGTGAGGTCGATGCCGGCCATGAGGTGGCCGTGGTCGTCTCGGCGATGTCCGGCAAGACCAACGAGCTGGTGGCCTGGTGCACCGAGGCCTCGCCGATGCATGACGCGCGCGAATACGACGCCGTGGTCGCCTCGGGCGAGCAGGTCACGTCCGGCCTGCTTGCCATCGTACTCCAGGGCATGGGCATCCAGGCCCGCTCCTGGCAGGGCTGGCAGATCCCGATCAAGACCAGCGACGCCCATGCCTCGGCCCGGATCGAGGACATCGACGGCCGCGAGATCATCAAGCGCTTCCAGGAGCGCAAGGAGGTCGCGGTCATCGCCGGCTTCCAGGGTATCAACCCCGAGACCAATCGAATCACCACGCTCGGCCGCGGCGGCTCCGACACCTCGGCCGTCGCGGTTGCCGCGGCCGTCAAGGCCGACCGCTGCGACATCTACACCGACGTCGACGGCGTCTACACCACCGACCCGCGAATCGTGCCGAAGGCGAAAAGGCTCGACAAGATCGCATTCGAGGACATGCTGGAACTGGCCTCCCAGGGCGCCAAAGTGCTCCAGGTCCGCTCGGTGGAACTCGGCATGGTCCACAACATGCCGATCTTCGTCCGCTCGAGCTTCGACAAGCCCGAGGATATCGACCCGCATGCCAACCAGCCGCCCGGCACGCTGATCTGCAGCGAGGAGGAGATCATGGAAAGCCACGTCGTCACCGGCATCGCCTTTTCGAAGGACGAGGCCCAGATCTCGGTGCGCCAGATCGAGGACAAGCCGGGCGTTGCCGCCTCCATCTTCGGCCCGCTGGCGGATGCCAACATCAACGTCGACATGATCGTGCAGAACGTGTCCGAGGACGGCAAGACCACCGATCTCACCTTCACCGTGCCCGCCGCCGACTACACCCGCGCCAGGGACACGATCACCGCCGCCAAGGACAAGATCGGTTATGCACGGCTGGATACAGCCACCGACGTCGCAAAGATCTCGGTGATCGGCAGCGGCATGCGCAGCCATGCCGGCGTCGCCGCCCAGGCGTTCTCGGCCCTCGCGGGACGGAATATCAACATCCGGGCCATCACAACCTCCGAGATCAAATTCTCGGTCTTGATCGACACGGCTTACACCGAGCTTGCGGTGCGCACCCTGCACACGCTCTACGGCCTCGATCAGGGCTGA
- the ptsP gene encoding phosphoenolpyruvate--protein phosphotransferase has translation MRSASGGPRVLLRRLRETMAEQVSAQERLDKIVVLIAANMVAEVCSVYVLRIDNTLELYATEGLNREAVHHTVLSAHEGLVGLVASEATPLNLSDAQSHPAFSFRPETGEEIYHSFLGVPILRAGNTLGVLVVQNRAKRNYVEEELEALQTTAMVLAELIASGELSALAPPGMEPAARHSAQKVGAILSEGIALGHVVLHEPRVVIKDYIAEDLPKEVKRLDTALAKLRADLDRMLERGDVAEGGEHREVLEAYRMFANDQGWSHKLHEAVATGLTAEAAVERVQSDTRARMLRSTDPYLRDRLHDLEDLGYRLMRQLVGQDHAPSREQLPDNAIVIARAMGPAALLDYDRKRLRGIVLEEGTANSHVSIVARALGIPAVGEVPNAPGIADPGDAIIVDGTSGSIYVRPSQEIEAAFAERVRFRARRQAQYLALRDRPCVTRDGQKVELMINAGLAIDLPHIEDTGSAGIGLFRTELQFMVGQSLPRTSDQLALYRTVLDAAGTKPVTFRTLDIGGDKALPYMEAVIEENPALGWRAIRLGLDRPGLLRGQIRALLRAGGGRALRIMFPMISEVAEFDSAKALVERELTYLRQHGHTLPERIDIGTMVEVPALLYQLDELLKKVDFISVGSNDLFQFLFAVDRGNAKVSERFDTMSAPILRVLREIARKSNAAKKSLSLCGEMASKPIGALALIAMGYRSLSLSATALGPVKAMVIDLDAKKAEAMLNPLLDAPSGSISIRQKLTEFAEAEGLAL, from the coding sequence ATGCGGAGCGCGTCGGGAGGTCCCCGCGTCTTGTTGAGACGGCTCCGCGAAACCATGGCGGAGCAGGTCTCGGCCCAGGAGCGGCTGGACAAGATCGTGGTGCTGATCGCCGCCAACATGGTGGCCGAGGTATGCTCGGTCTATGTGCTGCGCATCGACAACACGCTCGAGCTCTACGCCACCGAAGGCCTCAACCGCGAGGCGGTGCACCACACCGTGCTCAGCGCCCATGAGGGCCTCGTCGGCCTCGTCGCCAGCGAGGCGACCCCGCTCAACCTGAGCGATGCGCAGAGCCATCCGGCCTTCTCGTTCCGCCCCGAGACCGGCGAAGAGATCTATCACTCCTTCCTCGGCGTGCCGATCCTGCGGGCCGGCAATACGCTCGGCGTGCTGGTCGTTCAGAATCGCGCCAAGCGCAACTATGTCGAGGAGGAGCTCGAGGCGCTTCAGACCACCGCGATGGTGCTGGCGGAGCTGATCGCCTCCGGCGAGCTGTCCGCACTGGCCCCGCCGGGCATGGAGCCCGCCGCGCGCCATTCCGCGCAGAAGGTCGGCGCCATCCTGTCGGAAGGCATCGCGCTCGGCCATGTCGTGCTGCACGAGCCGCGCGTCGTCATCAAGGATTACATCGCCGAGGACCTGCCGAAGGAGGTCAAGCGGCTCGACACCGCGCTTGCCAAGCTGCGCGCCGATCTCGACCGCATGCTGGAGCGCGGCGACGTCGCGGAGGGCGGCGAGCATCGCGAGGTGCTGGAAGCCTACCGCATGTTCGCCAACGACCAGGGCTGGTCGCACAAGCTGCACGAGGCGGTCGCGACCGGCCTCACGGCGGAAGCCGCCGTCGAGCGCGTGCAGTCAGACACCCGCGCGCGCATGCTGCGCTCGACCGATCCGTATCTGCGTGACCGGCTGCACGATCTCGAGGATCTCGGCTACCGCCTGATGCGGCAGCTGGTCGGCCAGGACCACGCGCCCTCGCGCGAGCAATTGCCCGACAACGCCATCGTCATCGCGCGCGCGATGGGCCCCGCGGCGCTGCTCGACTACGACCGCAAGCGCCTGCGCGGCATCGTGCTGGAGGAAGGCACCGCCAACTCCCACGTCTCGATCGTGGCACGCGCGCTCGGCATTCCCGCCGTCGGCGAGGTGCCGAACGCGCCGGGTATCGCCGATCCCGGCGACGCCATCATCGTCGACGGTACGTCGGGATCGATCTATGTGCGTCCGTCGCAGGAGATCGAGGCGGCTTTCGCCGAGCGCGTGCGCTTCCGCGCCCGCCGCCAGGCGCAGTACCTGGCGCTGCGCGATCGTCCCTGCGTCACCAGGGACGGCCAGAAGGTCGAGCTGATGATCAACGCGGGTCTTGCGATCGACCTGCCGCATATCGAGGACACCGGCAGCGCCGGCATCGGCCTGTTCCGCACCGAGCTGCAATTCATGGTCGGCCAGAGCCTGCCGCGCACCAGCGACCAGCTCGCGCTGTATCGCACCGTGCTGGATGCGGCCGGCACCAAACCCGTCACCTTCCGCACCCTCGACATCGGCGGCGACAAGGCGCTGCCCTATATGGAAGCCGTGATCGAGGAGAATCCCGCGCTCGGCTGGCGCGCGATCCGGCTTGGGCTCGATCGTCCCGGTCTGCTCCGCGGCCAGATCCGCGCACTGCTGCGCGCCGGCGGCGGCCGTGCGCTGCGCATCATGTTCCCGATGATCTCGGAGGTCGCTGAATTCGACTCCGCCAAGGCGCTGGTCGAGCGCGAGCTCACTTACCTGCGCCAGCATGGCCACACGCTGCCTGAAAGGATCGACATCGGCACCATGGTCGAGGTGCCGGCGCTGCTGTACCAGCTCGACGAGCTCCTGAAGAAGGTGGACTTCATCTCGGTCGGCTCTAACGACCTGTTCCAGTTCCTGTTCGCGGTCGACCGCGGCAATGCCAAGGTGTCCGAGCGCTTCGACACCATGTCGGCGCCGATCCTGCGCGTGCTGCGCGAGATCGCGCGCAAGTCGAACGCGGCGAAGAAGTCGCTGTCGCTCTGCGGCGAGATGGCCTCCAAGCCGATCGGCGCATTGGCGCTGATCGCGATGGGCTATCGCTCGTTGTCGCTGTCGGCGACCGCGCTCGGCCCGGTCAAGGCGATGGTGATCGACCTCGACGCGAAAAAGGCCGAAGCGATGCTCAATCCGCTACTGGATGCGCCCTCCGGCAGCATCTCGATCCGGCAGAAGCTGACGGAATTTGCCGAGGCCGAAGGCTTGGCGTTGTAG
- a CDS encoding PH domain-containing protein: MARYIDEILQPGERVLYSTNAHWIFYFPAIVAWIVALGLLLLSRQTAVDGLVILCLIAAGVVALAALFWTLKGWFHRFTTETDVTNLRVVHKTGFIKRRTFEMALDKVESVDVNQSILGRILNYGDVTINGVGEGRETIRTIASPLAFRSSITTR; encoded by the coding sequence ATGGCGCGCTATATTGACGAAATCCTGCAGCCCGGCGAGCGGGTGCTGTATTCGACCAATGCGCACTGGATCTTCTATTTTCCGGCGATCGTGGCTTGGATCGTGGCCCTAGGCCTTCTGCTTCTGTCGCGGCAGACCGCGGTCGACGGGCTCGTGATTCTCTGTCTCATCGCCGCGGGCGTGGTGGCTCTGGCGGCCCTGTTCTGGACCTTGAAGGGCTGGTTCCACCGCTTCACCACCGAGACCGACGTCACCAACCTCAGGGTTGTGCACAAGACCGGGTTCATCAAGCGCCGCACCTTTGAAATGGCGCTCGACAAGGTCGAGAGTGTCGACGTCAACCAGTCGATTCTTGGACGTATTCTCAACTACGGCGACGTGACCATCAACGGCGTCGGCGAAGGCCGCGAAACCATCCGGACCATCGCCTCGCCGCTCGCCTTCCGTAGTTCGATCACCACGCGGTAG
- a CDS encoding branched-chain amino acid ABC transporter permease, whose product MISWPNLVSQLFNGLALGALLALISSGLTIIYGTLGVLNLAHGAMFMIGGYAGFVTYQYTESFVLAVIAGSLFVMLLGVVMERVIIRHFYHRPHEDQLLVTFGLGICFVELVRLIFSSQSQIVPPPALFQGITNLGFMFYPTYRLAVVGIVAIALGALFLVLYRTRLGMIVRAGIEDSVMVDSLGINVYRVFMVVFGIGAMAAGFAGIVNAPVVSLTPGIGDDILVQTFVVVVIGGVGSFPGAILGGLIAGEIISVTSMFNPGYAYVMLFAAMTLVLVVRPHGLLGVQGRE is encoded by the coding sequence ATGATTAGTTGGCCCAATCTCGTTTCGCAGCTCTTCAACGGGCTCGCGCTCGGCGCGCTGCTGGCGCTGATCAGCTCCGGCCTGACCATCATCTACGGCACGCTCGGCGTGCTCAACCTCGCGCATGGCGCGATGTTCATGATCGGCGGCTATGCCGGCTTCGTCACCTACCAGTACACGGAATCCTTTGTCCTCGCCGTCATCGCGGGCTCGCTGTTCGTGATGCTGCTCGGCGTCGTGATGGAACGCGTCATCATCCGCCACTTCTATCACCGCCCGCACGAGGACCAATTGCTGGTGACTTTCGGGCTCGGCATCTGCTTCGTCGAGCTCGTGCGCCTGATCTTCTCAAGCCAGTCGCAGATCGTGCCACCGCCGGCGCTGTTCCAGGGCATCACCAATCTCGGCTTCATGTTCTATCCGACCTACCGCCTCGCCGTGGTCGGCATCGTCGCGATCGCGCTCGGCGCGCTGTTCCTCGTGCTGTACCGGACCCGGCTCGGCATGATCGTGCGCGCCGGCATCGAGGATTCGGTGATGGTCGATTCGCTCGGCATCAACGTCTACCGCGTCTTCATGGTGGTGTTCGGCATCGGCGCGATGGCCGCCGGCTTTGCCGGCATCGTCAACGCGCCGGTGGTGTCGCTGACCCCCGGCATTGGCGACGACATCCTGGTCCAGACCTTCGTGGTGGTGGTGATCGGCGGCGTCGGCTCGTTCCCCGGCGCGATCCTCGGCGGCCTGATCGCCGGCGAGATCATCAGCGTCACCTCCATGTTCAACCCCGGCTATGCCTATGTGATGCTGTTTGCGGCAATGACGCTCGTGCTCGTGGTGCGACCGCATGGCCTGCTCGGCGTCCAGGGCCGCGAGTAA
- a CDS encoding EamA family transporter: MLTVTSLWIPFTVIAALGQVARNAMQRSLTKPLGTWGATNIRFLFGFPFSLLFLSVVVVATGDHIGMPPTAFWPWLLLGALSQIVATGLMLLAMNDRSFVVTTAYLKTEAIQTAIFGFVFLGDHLTWLKVLAILIATIGVVITALRPGGEKSFAELKPTITGLVAAAAFALSAVGFRGAIITVPNVSFVTASSFTLVLGLFVQTLVLTIYLLWRAPDVLRGILGMWRPSMLAGFTGAFASQFWFLAFALTAAANVRTLALIEVLFAQGVAYYSFKQPIAPREIFGIVLIVAGVALLVGA, from the coding sequence ATGCTCACCGTCACCAGCCTCTGGATTCCCTTTACCGTCATCGCCGCGCTCGGGCAGGTCGCGCGCAATGCGATGCAGCGGTCGCTGACCAAGCCGCTCGGGACCTGGGGCGCGACCAACATCCGCTTTTTGTTCGGCTTTCCGTTCTCGCTGCTGTTCTTAAGCGTGGTGGTGGTCGCAACCGGCGATCATATCGGCATGCCGCCGACCGCGTTCTGGCCGTGGCTGCTGCTCGGGGCGCTCAGCCAGATCGTCGCAACCGGCCTGATGCTGCTCGCAATGAACGACCGCTCCTTCGTGGTGACGACGGCGTATCTCAAGACCGAGGCGATCCAGACCGCGATCTTCGGCTTCGTCTTCCTCGGCGATCACCTGACCTGGCTGAAGGTGCTGGCGATCCTGATCGCGACAATCGGCGTCGTCATCACCGCGCTGCGGCCCGGCGGCGAGAAGAGCTTTGCCGAGCTGAAGCCGACCATCACCGGCCTCGTCGCGGCCGCCGCGTTCGCACTCTCCGCAGTCGGCTTCCGTGGCGCCATCATCACCGTGCCGAACGTGTCGTTCGTGACGGCCTCGTCCTTCACCCTGGTGCTTGGCCTGTTCGTGCAGACGCTGGTGCTGACGATCTATCTGCTCTGGCGTGCGCCGGACGTGTTGCGGGGCATCCTCGGGATGTGGCGGCCGTCGATGCTGGCGGGCTTCACGGGCGCCTTCGCCTCGCAGTTCTGGTTCCTGGCCTTCGCGCTGACGGCCGCCGCCAATGTCCGCACCCTCGCGCTGATCGAGGTGCTGTTCGCGCAAGGCGTCGCCTACTACTCGTTCAAGCAGCCGATCGCGCCGCGCGAGATTTTTGGAATTGTGCTGATCGTGGCGGGCGTCGCGCTGCTGGTGGGGGCCTGA